From Candidatus Hinthialibacter antarcticus, a single genomic window includes:
- a CDS encoding hydrogenase maturation nickel metallochaperone HypA has product MYEYSNVERLVSQLNERANGSAHVHEVHLRKGAIFSDEELRKAYNSLTDHTALEGSELVIDQGEFVHYCDDCGLTQTISEEDLVGHLFICPECGGSMKFDETKDLELIEVKFD; this is encoded by the coding sequence ATGTATGAGTATTCAAATGTTGAACGGCTGGTCAGCCAACTGAACGAGCGAGCCAACGGCTCCGCCCATGTGCATGAAGTTCACTTACGTAAAGGCGCTATTTTTTCCGATGAGGAGTTACGCAAAGCATACAACTCATTAACAGATCATACTGCGCTTGAAGGGTCCGAACTGGTGATTGACCAGGGCGAGTTCGTCCATTACTGCGACGACTGCGGCCTGACTCAAACCATTAGCGAAGAAGACCTGGTGGGCCACTTGTTTATCTGCCCCGAATGCGGCGGATCAATGAAATTTGACGAAACAAAAGACCTCGAATTGATTGAAGTCAAATTTGATTAA